The proteins below are encoded in one region of Helianthus annuus cultivar XRQ/B chromosome 2, HanXRQr2.0-SUNRISE, whole genome shotgun sequence:
- the LOC110891911 gene encoding agglutinin: MQGAKTEFEGCITHGPWGGSHGKEWVYRPDGFIRKISVSHGGVVDSIKFQTYWKGGTQSSFFGGNGGNRTDTICIDHPDEYLMSISGTVFFSVVTSISFVTNQNRYGPYGISFGTAFSYDGKGGVIVGFHGRADKYLTAIGVYVMPESLAYGLNSTYEVNFMPALCSSMLRMSKPRDAGPWGAGGGKPWDDGVFPIIKQIRIHAGELKVIYALQFEYLGKDGESVLSQVHGAADGVTNIQLVNLDGKDEYLSGISGLYGPVAGYNGLEAIVSISFYTNKRILGPYGDPTGAGYANFSSTPYSPGKVVGFHGRINNGFLSAVGVHMEYF; the protein is encoded by the exons ATGCAG GGAGCTAAAACTGAGTTTGAAGGATGCATAACGCATGGACCATGGGGCGGTTCACACGGGAAAGAATGGGTTTACAGACCGGACGGTTTTATAAGAAAGATAAGTGTTAGTCATGGAGGTGTTGTTGACTCCATCAAATTCCAAACCTACTGGAAAGGTGGAACTCAAAGCTCCTTTTTTGGGGGCAACGGGGGGAATCGAACAGACACG ATATGCATTGATCATCCGGATGAATATTTGATGTCAATAAGTGGGACGGTATTTTTTAGCGTTGTGACATCGATAAGCTTTGTGACAAACCAGAACCGTTATGGCCCCTATGGTATTAGTTTCGGCACTGCTTTCTCATATGATGGAAAAGGCGGGGTGATTGTAGGATTTCATGGGCGCGCCGACAAATACCTCACTGCTATTGGGGTTTATGTGATGCCTGAATCACTTGCATATGGTCTCAATTCCACATATGAAGTCAATTTTATGCCGGCG TTATGCTCTAGTATGTTAAGAATGTCAAAGCCGAGAGATGCAGGCCCATGGGGAGCAGGTGGAGGTAAACCATGGGATGATGGAGTCTTCCCCATTATCAAACAGATACGCATTCATGCAGGAGAGCTGAAGGTGATTTACGCGCTTCAGTTTGAATATTTGGGAAAGGATGGTGAATCTGTTTTGTCGCAAGTCCATGGAGCAGCAGATGGAGTTACAAATATACAACTG GTTAATTTGGATGGTAAAGACGAGTATTTGAGTGGCATATCTGGGTTGTATGGACCTGTTGCAGGGTATAATGGATTGGAAGCTATCGTGTCCATTAGTTTCTATACAAACAAGAGGATCCTTGGACCTTATGGAGATCCAACTGGAGCAGGGTATGCTAATTTTAGTTCAACACCATATTCTCCTGGGAAAGTAGTTGGTTTTCATGGCAGGATCAATAATGGGTTTTTAAGTGCGGTCGGTGTTCATATGGAGTActtctga